Proteins from one Salmonella bongori NCTC 12419 genomic window:
- the wcaC gene encoding colanic acid biosynthesis glycosyltransferase WcaC, with the protein MNILQFNVRLAEGGAAGVALDLHLRALQKGLTSRFVYGYGKGGKKSVSHHHYPQVIKQTPRLTAIANIALFRFVNRDLFGNLDNLYRTVIRTSGPLVLHFHVLHSYWLNLADIVAFCEKIKAQKPDVTLVWTLHDHWSVTGRCAFTDGCDGWKRGCQKCPTLSNYPPVKVDRAHQLIDDKRQRFRDMLRLGCQFISPSQHVAEAFNSVYGAGRCQIINNGIDLATEAILAQLSPVPQNPGKPRIAIVAHDLRYDGKTDQRLVRDIMALGEKIELHTFGKFSPFSGENVVNHGFETDKRKLMSALNEMDALVFSSRVDNYPLILCEALSIGVPVLATHSEAAQEVLAKSGGQTFAATDVLRLVQQSKPEIAQAVFGATLDAFRARSRAAYSGQQMLEEYVSFYQNL; encoded by the coding sequence ATGAATATTCTGCAATTTAATGTCCGCCTGGCGGAAGGCGGCGCGGCAGGTGTAGCGCTGGATCTTCATCTGCGGGCACTGCAAAAAGGGCTGACATCGCGTTTTGTCTATGGCTATGGCAAGGGTGGAAAAAAAAGCGTCAGCCATCACCACTATCCGCAGGTGATAAAACAGACGCCGCGCCTCACGGCCATCGCCAACATCGCGCTGTTTCGTTTTGTTAACCGCGATCTGTTTGGCAATCTTGATAACCTTTACCGCACGGTTATCCGGACATCCGGCCCGCTGGTGCTACATTTTCATGTTCTGCACAGTTACTGGCTGAACCTGGCGGATATCGTGGCGTTTTGCGAAAAAATCAAAGCGCAAAAACCAGACGTCACGCTGGTCTGGACGTTGCATGATCACTGGAGCGTCACCGGGCGCTGCGCCTTTACCGACGGTTGCGACGGCTGGAAACGCGGCTGTCAAAAATGCCCGACACTAAGTAATTACCCACCGGTGAAGGTGGATCGGGCGCATCAGCTTATTGACGACAAACGTCAGCGCTTTCGGGACATGCTGCGGCTGGGCTGCCAGTTTATTTCGCCGAGCCAGCACGTGGCTGAGGCCTTTAACAGCGTTTATGGCGCAGGGCGCTGCCAGATTATTAACAACGGTATCGATCTGGCGACCGAGGCGATTCTCGCGCAGCTATCTCCTGTGCCGCAGAATCCGGGCAAACCGCGAATTGCCATTGTGGCGCATGATTTACGTTACGACGGTAAAACCGATCAGCGGCTGGTACGCGACATCATGGCGCTGGGTGAAAAAATTGAACTGCATACCTTCGGTAAATTTTCGCCTTTTAGCGGGGAAAACGTCGTTAATCACGGTTTTGAAACCGATAAACGTAAATTAATGAGTGCCCTCAATGAAATGGATGCGCTGGTTTTTAGTTCGCGGGTCGATAACTATCCGCTGATTTTGTGTGAAGCGCTCTCCATCGGCGTACCGGTGCTCGCCACCCACAGCGAGGCGGCGCAGGAGGTGCTGGCGAAATCCGGCGGTCAAACCTTTGCTGCTACAGATGTACTGCGCCTGGTTCAGCAGAGTAAGCCAGAAATCGCTCAGGCGGTATTCGGCGCAACGCTGGATGCCTTTCGCGCCCGTAGTCGCGCTGCGTACAGCGGCCAACAGATGCTGGAGGAGTATGTCTCGTTCTATCAGAATCTGTAG
- the wcaE gene encoding colanic acid biosynthesis glycosyltransferase WcaE, whose product MFLSVVTVAFRNYEGVVKTWRSLRNLARDPGLSFEWIVVDGGSEDGTREFLQKRNGEFNLRFVSEKDRGIYDAMNKGIALAQGRYTLFLNSGDVFHDDAALFVRQLARQKSEAMYIGDALLDFGGGHKICRKAKPGCYIYHSLPASHQAIFFPTAGLKQHPYDLQYHVSSDYALAARLYKAGYPFRRIKGLVSEFSMGGVSTSNNLELCRDARNVQRKILRVPGFWAQLSYLVRLKTTGKTKARYNKV is encoded by the coding sequence ATGTTTTTAAGCGTCGTTACTGTCGCCTTCCGCAATTACGAAGGGGTAGTAAAAACCTGGCGCTCGCTGCGTAATCTGGCGCGCGATCCTGGTCTGTCTTTTGAATGGATCGTTGTCGATGGCGGTTCGGAGGACGGCACGCGCGAATTTCTACAAAAACGTAACGGTGAGTTTAACCTGCGTTTTGTCAGTGAAAAAGATCGCGGTATTTATGATGCCATGAACAAAGGCATTGCGTTGGCGCAGGGGCGCTATACGTTGTTCCTTAATTCTGGCGATGTTTTTCACGATGATGCCGCGCTGTTTGTTCGCCAACTGGCGCGGCAAAAGAGCGAGGCGATGTATATTGGCGATGCACTGCTGGATTTTGGCGGCGGGCATAAAATATGCCGGAAGGCTAAGCCTGGCTGTTATATCTACCATAGTTTGCCAGCCAGTCATCAGGCGATATTTTTCCCAACGGCAGGGTTAAAACAGCATCCCTATGATCTGCAATATCATGTTTCTTCTGATTATGCGCTGGCGGCGCGTCTCTATAAAGCAGGGTATCCTTTCCGGCGAATTAAAGGGCTGGTATCTGAATTTTCGATGGGTGGCGTGTCAACCTCGAATAACCTGGAATTATGCCGGGATGCAAGAAATGTACAGCGGAAAATATTACGTGTACCGGGATTTTGGGCACAATTATCTTATTTAGTGCGTCTGAAAACGACGGGGAAAACAAAAGCGCGGTATAACAAAGTCTAA
- the wcaF gene encoding colanic acid biosynthesis acetyltransferase WcaF — MQDLSGFTVPKGFRGANALKVQLWWAVQATLFAGSPQIMYRWRAFLLRLFGARIGKDVVIRPSVKITYPWKLTVGDYAWVGDDAVLYTLGEINIGAHTVISQKSYLCTGSHDYTSAHFDINAAPIVIGEKCWLATDVFVAPGVTIGHGTVVGARSSVFKSLPANVICRGNPAVVTRQRVQKVTP, encoded by the coding sequence ATGCAGGATCTTAGCGGCTTTACGGTGCCGAAAGGGTTCCGCGGCGCTAATGCACTAAAAGTACAATTATGGTGGGCGGTACAGGCGACATTATTCGCCGGGTCGCCGCAAATAATGTATCGCTGGCGAGCCTTTTTACTGCGTCTGTTTGGCGCCAGAATTGGAAAAGATGTGGTTATCAGGCCGTCAGTGAAAATTACTTACCCGTGGAAATTAACCGTTGGCGATTATGCCTGGGTAGGCGACGACGCCGTGTTATATACGTTGGGTGAAATTAACATTGGCGCGCATACGGTTATTTCACAAAAAAGTTATTTATGTACCGGTAGCCATGATTATACCAGCGCCCATTTCGATATTAACGCCGCGCCGATTGTTATTGGCGAAAAATGTTGGCTGGCGACCGATGTTTTCGTCGCGCCCGGTGTGACGATAGGTCATGGCACCGTCGTTGGTGCGCGCAGCAGCGTATTTAAATCATTACCGGCAAATGTGATTTGTCGGGGCAATCCCGCAGTGGTAACGCGCCAGCGCGTTCAGAAAGTTACTCCCTAA
- the wcaB gene encoding colanic acid biosynthesis acetyltransferase WcaB gives MLDDLRANSWSLRPCCMVLAYRIAHFCSVWRKKNVLNNLWAAPVLVLYRVITECLFGYEIQAAATIGRRFTIHHGYAVVINKHVVAGDDFTIRHGVTIGNRGADSLACPVIGNGVELGANVILLGDITIGNHVTIGAGSVVLDSIPDHALVTGEKARVKVST, from the coding sequence ATGCTGGACGACTTGCGCGCGAATAGCTGGAGTTTACGGCCCTGTTGCATGGTGCTGGCCTATCGTATTGCTCATTTTTGTTCCGTCTGGCGCAAAAAGAATGTGCTGAATAATCTGTGGGCCGCGCCAGTACTGGTGCTGTACCGCGTGATTACGGAATGCCTGTTCGGGTATGAAATCCAGGCGGCGGCAACCATTGGCCGGCGGTTCACTATCCATCATGGTTACGCTGTGGTGATCAACAAACATGTGGTGGCAGGCGACGATTTTACCATCCGCCACGGCGTCACCATTGGTAATCGCGGCGCGGACAGCCTGGCGTGTCCGGTGATTGGCAACGGCGTCGAGCTGGGGGCGAATGTCATCCTGCTTGGCGACATTACTATCGGCAATCACGTTACGATTGGCGCCGGCAGCGTGGTGCTGGACAGTATTCCGGACCATGCGTTAGTGACAGGAGAAAAAGCACGGGTGAAGGTCAGCACATGA
- the wzb gene encoding low molecular weight protein-tyrosine-phosphatase Wzb — protein sequence MFNKILVVCVGNICRSPTAECLLQRFHPSLTVASAGLGALVGKGADPAAASVASAHDLSLENHCARQISARMCREYDLILTMEKRHIAALCEIAPEMRGKVMLFGHWDGEREIPDPYRKSRDAFEAVYTLLERSARQWAQALNAEQGKP from the coding sequence ATGTTTAACAAAATTTTAGTGGTCTGTGTGGGAAATATTTGCCGTTCCCCGACGGCGGAGTGTTTACTGCAGCGCTTTCATCCTTCGCTGACGGTCGCTTCCGCCGGGTTAGGCGCGCTGGTTGGTAAGGGGGCCGATCCTGCGGCGGCGAGTGTGGCGAGCGCCCACGATCTGTCTTTAGAAAACCACTGCGCGAGGCAAATATCTGCGCGCATGTGCCGGGAATATGACCTGATTCTGACAATGGAGAAACGCCACATCGCCGCCCTGTGCGAAATCGCGCCGGAGATGCGCGGCAAGGTAATGCTGTTTGGTCACTGGGACGGCGAGCGTGAAATACCGGACCCGTACCGCAAAAGTCGCGATGCGTTTGAAGCGGTGTACACATTACTTGAAAGGTCTGCCCGCCAGTGGGCGCAGGCACTGAATGCAGAGCAGGGAAAACCATGA
- the wcaD gene encoding colanic acid polymerase WcaD, protein MSRSIRICSYLLLPLIYLLVNVKIAQLGESFPITIVTFLPLLLLLFVERISVKKLMIALGVGAGLTAFNFLFGQSLNAGKYVTSTMLFVYIVVIIGMVWSIRFKTISAHNHRKILRFFYLVVATVVALAAVEMAQIILTGGSSMMEGISKYLIYSNSYVLNFIKFGGKRTTALYFEPAFFALALISIWLSIKQFGIKTPKSDAMILAGIILSGSFSGVMTFILFYLLEWAFQYLNKDAIKKKLPLALVSLTLFLVGIIIAFPYIATRLGDLGTEGSSSYYRIVGPLVMVGYSLTHIDGVVRFGSLYEYVASFGIFNGADVGKTIDNGLYLLIIYFSWFAVLMALWYTGKVLKMALNAFGDNRNFRVQLYLFTPVSLFFTGSIFSPEYAFLIVCPFILRKALKIS, encoded by the coding sequence ATGTCTCGTTCTATCAGAATCTGTAGCTACCTGCTGCTGCCGCTGATTTATTTACTGGTCAACGTTAAAATTGCCCAGCTCGGGGAAAGCTTTCCTATTACCATCGTCACTTTTTTACCGCTGTTGTTACTGCTGTTTGTGGAGCGCATCAGCGTAAAAAAATTGATGATTGCGTTAGGCGTCGGCGCGGGACTCACGGCGTTTAACTTCTTGTTCGGCCAGTCGCTCAATGCTGGTAAATATGTCACGTCCACGATGCTGTTTGTCTATATTGTGGTCATCATCGGGATGGTCTGGAGTATTCGCTTTAAAACTATTTCCGCACATAATCACAGGAAGATATTACGCTTTTTTTATCTGGTGGTGGCTACGGTGGTAGCGCTGGCCGCGGTTGAGATGGCGCAAATTATCCTCACTGGCGGCAGCAGTATGATGGAAGGAATTTCGAAATATCTTATTTACAGTAATAGCTATGTCCTGAATTTCATTAAATTTGGCGGCAAACGTACTACTGCACTTTATTTCGAACCGGCATTTTTCGCTTTGGCACTAATCTCAATTTGGCTTAGCATCAAACAGTTTGGTATCAAAACACCGAAAAGCGATGCTATGATTCTGGCAGGGATAATATTATCAGGATCATTTTCAGGGGTAATGACCTTTATCCTGTTTTACCTGCTGGAATGGGCGTTCCAATATTTGAATAAGGATGCGATAAAGAAAAAACTGCCGCTGGCGCTGGTCTCATTAACCCTGTTTTTGGTTGGGATAATTATTGCGTTTCCTTATATCGCGACACGTCTTGGCGATTTAGGGACGGAAGGTTCATCGTCTTATTATCGTATTGTAGGGCCATTAGTCATGGTTGGATATTCTTTGACCCATATTGATGGTGTAGTCAGATTTGGCTCACTTTATGAATATGTTGCATCATTCGGAATCTTTAACGGTGCGGATGTCGGAAAAACCATAGACAATGGATTGTATCTGCTAATTATTTATTTTTCCTGGTTCGCTGTGTTAATGGCGCTGTGGTATACGGGGAAAGTTTTAAAAATGGCGCTAAATGCGTTTGGCGATAATCGCAATTTTCGGGTGCAGCTCTATCTTTTTACGCCGGTATCGCTATTTTTTACCGGTTCAATATTTAGTCCGGAATATGCTTTTTTAATCGTTTGTCCGTTCATTTTGCGCAAGGCGTTAAAAATTTCATAA
- the wcaA gene encoding colanic acid biosynthesis glycosyltransferase WcaA, translating into MTTDNPLISIYMPTWNRQQLAIRAIKSVLRQDYAHWEMIIVDDCSSAYEQLQQFVEGLNDPRVHYTHNESNTGACAVRNQAIVQAQGHYITGIDDDDEWTPNRLSVFLAHKHQLTTHAFLYANDYVCEGEVYSQPASLPLYPKSPYSRRLFYKRNIIGNQVFTWAWRFKTCLFDTELKAAQDYDIFLRMVVEYGEPWKVEEATQILHINHGEMQITSSPKKFSGYFHFYRKHKDKFDRASKKYQLFTLYQIRNKRMTWRTLLTLLSVRNSKRLAAGLRGR; encoded by the coding sequence ATGACAACAGACAACCCATTAATCTCAATTTATATGCCTACCTGGAACAGGCAGCAGCTTGCAATTCGGGCGATTAAATCCGTCCTGCGCCAGGATTATGCGCACTGGGAAATGATTATCGTCGATGACTGCTCCAGTGCATATGAACAGCTACAGCAGTTTGTCGAAGGGCTAAACGACCCACGGGTTCACTATACCCACAATGAGAGTAATACCGGTGCTTGCGCGGTGCGCAATCAGGCTATTGTACAGGCACAAGGGCACTATATTACCGGTATTGATGATGATGATGAGTGGACGCCGAACCGCCTGAGCGTATTTCTGGCCCATAAGCATCAGCTCACCACGCACGCCTTTTTGTATGCCAACGACTATGTGTGCGAAGGTGAGGTCTACTCTCAGCCCGCCAGCCTGCCGCTGTACCCGAAATCGCCTTATTCGCGGCGCCTGTTCTACAAGCGCAATATTATCGGCAATCAGGTTTTTACCTGGGCCTGGCGTTTTAAAACATGTTTGTTCGATACCGAACTCAAGGCGGCGCAGGATTACGACATCTTCCTGCGCATGGTGGTGGAGTATGGCGAACCGTGGAAAGTTGAAGAGGCGACGCAAATTTTACATATCAACCATGGCGAGATGCAGATTACCTCTTCGCCGAAAAAGTTTTCCGGCTATTTTCACTTTTATCGCAAGCACAAAGATAAATTCGATCGCGCCAGCAAAAAATACCAGCTTTTTACGTTGTACCAAATTCGCAATAAGCGAATGACCTGGCGCACGTTACTGACGTTACTTTCCGTACGTAATAGTAAACGCCTGGCGGCTGGACTGCGAGGGCGATAA
- the wzc gene encoding tyrosine-protein kinase Wzc translates to MTEKVKQSATAGSDEIDIGRLVGTVVEARWWVLGTTALFALCALIYTLFATPIYSADALVQIEQNTGNSLVQDINSALANKPPASDAEIQLIRSRLVLGKTVDDLDLDIAVTKNTFPLFGAGWERLMGRQNETVKVTTFTRPETMNGQIFTLKVLNDKRYQLVSDGGFNAQGNVGQLLNKGGVTMRVEAIDARPETQFTVSKFSTLGMINNLQNNLTVTETGKDTGVLSLTFTGEDRDQIRDILNSITRNYLEQDIARKSEEAGKSLAFLAKQLPEVRSRLDVAENKLNAFRQDKDSVDLPLEAKAVLDSMVNIDAQLNELTFKEAEISKLFTKAHPAYRTLLEKRKALEDEKAKLNGRVTAMPKTQQEIVRLTRDVESGQQVYMQLLNKQQELKITEASTVGDVRIVDPAITQPGVLKPKKALIILGSIILGLMLSIVGVLLRSLFNRGIESPQALEEHGISVYASIPLSEWQKARDSVKTIKGIKRYKQSQLLAVGNPTDLAIEAIRSLRTSLHFAMMQAQNNVLMLTGVSPSIGKTFVCANLAAVISQTHKRVLLIDCDMRKGYTHELLGTNNVDGLSDILAGKGEITSCAKPTAIANFDLIPRGQVPPNPSELLMSERFGELIAWASRRYDLVLIDTPPILAVTDAAIAGRHAGTTLMVARYAVNTLKEVETSLSRFEQNGIQVKGVILNSIFRRAAGYQDYGYYEYEYQSDSK, encoded by the coding sequence ATGACAGAAAAAGTAAAACAATCTGCGACGGCGGGTAGCGATGAAATCGATATCGGGCGTCTGGTAGGAACGGTGGTTGAAGCGCGCTGGTGGGTATTAGGGACGACGGCCCTGTTTGCATTGTGCGCGCTAATTTATACCCTTTTCGCCACGCCGATTTATAGCGCCGATGCGCTGGTTCAGATTGAGCAAAATACCGGTAATTCGCTGGTACAGGATATCAATAGCGCATTAGCGAATAAGCCGCCGGCTTCCGATGCGGAAATTCAGTTGATCCGATCGCGTCTGGTGCTGGGAAAGACGGTTGACGATCTTGATCTGGATATTGCCGTGACCAAAAACACTTTTCCTCTGTTCGGCGCCGGGTGGGAACGTCTGATGGGGCGCCAGAACGAAACGGTGAAGGTCACGACATTTACCCGGCCAGAGACGATGAACGGGCAGATCTTCACTCTTAAGGTGCTAAACGATAAGCGTTACCAACTGGTCAGCGACGGTGGATTTAACGCGCAGGGCAACGTCGGACAGTTACTGAATAAAGGCGGCGTAACGATGCGGGTAGAGGCGATTGACGCCCGTCCTGAGACGCAATTTACGGTAAGTAAGTTCTCAACGCTTGGCATGATCAATAACCTGCAAAATAACCTCACCGTGACGGAAACCGGAAAAGATACCGGGGTACTGAGTCTGACGTTCACCGGGGAGGATCGCGACCAGATCCGCGATATTCTCAACAGTATTACCCGTAATTATCTGGAACAGGATATTGCGCGTAAATCTGAAGAGGCAGGGAAAAGCCTGGCTTTTCTGGCAAAACAGTTGCCGGAAGTCCGCAGTCGTCTGGATGTCGCAGAAAACAAACTCAATGCGTTCCGCCAGGATAAAGACTCCGTAGATTTGCCGCTGGAGGCGAAGGCAGTACTCGACTCCATGGTGAATATTGACGCTCAGTTGAATGAGTTAACCTTTAAAGAGGCGGAAATTTCCAAGCTCTTTACCAAAGCGCATCCGGCTTACCGCACCCTGCTGGAAAAACGTAAAGCGCTGGAAGATGAAAAAGCCAAACTGAACGGGCGGGTGACGGCGATGCCGAAAACCCAGCAGGAGATTGTGCGTTTGACCCGCGATGTGGAGTCCGGCCAGCAGGTCTATATGCAACTGCTTAATAAACAGCAGGAGCTGAAAATCACCGAAGCCAGCACCGTTGGCGATGTGCGCATCGTTGACCCGGCGATTACCCAGCCGGGCGTGCTGAAGCCGAAAAAGGCGTTGATTATTCTCGGCAGCATTATTCTGGGATTAATGTTATCGATTGTCGGCGTGCTGCTGCGCTCGCTGTTTAATCGCGGTATCGAAAGTCCGCAGGCGCTGGAAGAGCACGGGATCAGTGTCTATGCCAGTATTCCGCTGTCGGAATGGCAAAAAGCGCGCGATAGCGTCAAAACCATTAAAGGAATTAAGCGCTATAAGCAGAGCCAACTGCTGGCGGTGGGCAATCCGACCGATCTGGCGATTGAGGCGATTCGCAGCCTGCGCACCAGTCTGCACTTCGCCATGATGCAGGCGCAAAATAATGTGCTGATGCTTACAGGGGTTAGCCCCTCTATCGGTAAAACTTTTGTTTGCGCCAACCTGGCGGCGGTCATCAGCCAGACGCATAAAAGGGTACTGCTGATCGACTGTGATATGCGTAAAGGTTACACCCACGAACTGCTCGGCACGAATAACGTGGATGGCTTATCCGACATTCTGGCCGGCAAAGGCGAGATAACCTCCTGCGCAAAACCTACGGCAATCGCTAATTTTGATCTTATTCCACGCGGTCAGGTGCCCCCTAATCCCTCGGAACTGCTGATGAGTGAGCGCTTCGGCGAGCTGATCGCATGGGCAAGCCGCCGCTATGATCTGGTATTAATCGACACGCCGCCAATTCTGGCCGTGACCGATGCCGCAATTGCTGGCCGTCACGCAGGGACAACGCTCATGGTGGCGCGTTATGCCGTCAACACCTTAAAAGAGGTGGAAACCAGTCTGAGTCGTTTTGAACAGAATGGCATTCAGGTAAAAGGCGTGATCCTTAACTCCATTTTCCGTCGGGCGGCCGGGTATCAGGATTACGGCTACTACGAGTACGAATACCAGTCAGATTCCAAATAA